CTATTGTGCCTTTGACGCGCTTCCATGTCGCATGGCTGCTGGCTCCTAATTTAACCTAAAGATGCTGTAGGCTATTGACTGTCATACCCTTGAACGCTGCAGTACGTTTCGCACACCCACACCGCCTTCTCAATCCGAGGATCTGCTTGCATGATCACCACCGCGAAAAACGGAGTTATTCAATATTTCAGACATAGCATCGGTCATACGTTTGTATTTCCATTCACCCTTCTGCTTGTCATTCACGCCCAATAGCCCAGTTCACAGGGTGTCCGGTTAGCGGGTTTTTCCCTTATCAAATGTTTCAATTACGCTTCTATTATTGGAATGCAATTGTGATTTTGGTGTTGATCAGAGCTCGTGTGTGTTTTTTCGGTTTTATCCTCTGCAGAAAGCTAGCCTACATTTGTTCAGATCTAGTAGTcgactgttttttttccctccactgCCCCATAAATGTTCTAAGCGTAGGGACAAGGGCTTCAGATTTGTGTGCACATATATAGGCTATGTCCCCCAGCTGTCATCTGCCTCTTTTACTgacaatgcatttgtttttgcGACGTATATTTCCTTTTGCATCtgtcactgctgcactgttttaCTTTCTAGCTGGTATTTGTTGCACGATTGTAAACTAGGAATTCTGTATCTTGCTGTGCTTTGTTTGTGCAGTGGCCATGTCTTCTTAGTATGTGTGTTTAGTGTTCTTttaatgtgtttctttttattcttatttatagtCTTTTGCTATGCCTCAATAACAGGTTTTGACTGCATCTACGGattcaatattttcttttcttttactttgACCAGTTTCAAGCTGTTACTGGAGGGAAATAATCAGATCTCATGCTTTAAAGCAGAAAAAAACTGCCATTTTAAGTTGTGGTGTAGGTATGTCTTTTTGGTCATTTAATCCCATCAAAACTAGAGGTCTTATAAATGCAAGCAAGCCACAATAACCAGGACACTTAATTAGGGAAATTAATGGTTTAATGGCTGAAGGTTTTATGTAACAATCTCATCAGTCAGCCAAACCCTAATGGATCTATTAAAATGATGCAGATGCCCAATATCTTTTGCAGTCTAAATACTCGTAATTACATTAAACATCTACTGCAGGAGTGGGTTGAAGCATGTCACATCAAGTATCTCTCAGTCTTTCTACCCTTTATTTTAACCCTGTGAGTTTGAATGATGTATGTAGGCTACCATTTAGAGACAGCATCAGAAAGTGGTAAAAGACACAGTATAACATGATACAAAACCTTGTTGCCTTTGAgggaattttacatttttagttcATCAAAAATCATTGGTccaatcattattttcattgttggtTCAGTTTACCATGGCCTTCTTGGTCTTGAAGTTTTATCTATCTGATTACTCATGCATAAGGTAAAAAATTTATTGTATGTACTCTGAATATATTCACTGTTTTTTATTctgctcttttttccccctataGTTCTGGTGTGGCGAATCCGATCAGCATTGTAGGATGCCTCTTGGAGAGGATGGAAATGGATGGAAAAAGAAGACATCAGACATCAAAGAACATTATGACTTCAAAGAAGTGCTGGGAACGTAAGTTGCAGTGATAGTTTAGTCTGTTGTCAGGGCTGTAGTACTTGAGTCTGGTCTCAAGAACACTTTACTGACATTTTGGACTTGTCTGGGTCTCCTGCCTATTTTGACTcagacttgtcttggtctctgCCATTATTGGATGTTGACTCAACTTTTTTCCCATCTAAAATTTTCAAAGATACATTTTCCTCCACCTTGTCCACctctgtttattttctccccagtgCCACAAACAATTTAAGCGATTATAACTGTGTATAGTATGTGTTGGTCCTCTTCTATACGATTAGTCAAAATCCTACacattgattagttggatgttgaaaggtacagagctcctgcagatcAATCTACTgtacatctctgttgatccttaagaaactccttaacatttgcaaagacatgtacactgtttattgcttattttggtcttggtcttgactcaaaCTCGACTGAACCTGGTCTTGAAATTGACTTGGAATCAACTAaagtggtcttgactacagccaTGACTGTTGTTGACCGTAAACTtaaaatgaaagtgtgtgtctgcctatgcgtgcatgcatgtgcatgtgtttgttacAGAACAATATCGAATGGTGCTGCATTGGTCAGTTATAGCTATTCCTCTTGCCTGAGAAATTccatcaatatttgtgaacatgaacaactacCTTTCAAAATTAGGACTCTAATTTATGATACAAATTAACAAATGGGAGACCAACATTGTGGACTTCtagaatatttatttttgcctttataCCCAAATGATCTTTATTTTATGACAGTGAGAACCGATCTACACCAGTCTCAACTTTATAGACAATACCCATGCTTGCAGTGCATGAGGCTGGTATCACAGAGACGGCAGTATTTAGGCAGTATGGCCTCCTTGGGAGCTCTGACTGGGTTATCCTATCATGGGGAGACAGTTAATCAGTGAAGATAACTAAATAGATGCACAGTTCTTGTCAATGAACAAACACTtcccctcctttttctttcattgCGTCCAGGTTAAGAGTTTGTGTGAAAGCACCTGCTTTATGCTGCCTCTTTCCCTGGAACAATGTTGACTAAATAAATAGTGCAGGATTACAGTATGAAACCTGATCGTTAAGATCGCTGTTTGAAGGTATTTTTGAGTATATATGAGTATATAGTGTCTCTGTCTTTACCCtctccaaatgtgtgtgtgtgtgtgtgaatcagctACACCTTCATCCCATCATGCGATGATGGATTGTGGGAACGCGAGAGATCGATGTGAACGCAAAGCAATACAAGTTATTTATTTCTCTTACTTTCTTAAGTAATCGAGAGATAACTTTGGCGCTAGGCAAAAGGAAAGAGCCCATAAACCTGTTATCATAGCTGTGCCAGCAATTTGACTGGCAAACTTGACCTGTTAGATTGTTGATCCTCAAGTTCAACTCATCCACATGAAATCTGCTTGCTGGTGGCAATTTACATTTCCATCCCTGGTTGTTATACTCCTGTTTATGAGAAATAGTCAGGAATTCAAATTAGATTACAAATTAATAGACcttcattttgaattgattgcaGTACCAGAAAACTAAATTTTCAAGCAGAGGGATAATGATGGTGAGGGCCGGACTCACACAGGGCCTGTGTGACTGCACTCTCCAGGGGAACAGCATTCAGCCCAGATGGTCAGGGGACACCTCTCCACCCCACAAAACTAAGCACAAGTGACCTAGCACACGTCCACCTGTGATGACATGAATGTGCCATATGGAGCGTGGTTGTCCTCTTTCTTCTTGGAATCACGCCTTCTTCCCAGGAGAGGCTGTACAGAGTCAGATATTAATGACTGCACAACTCTGGTTCACGTCCAAGAAAGTGAAGCACCATTGGGCGGATGATGAGGCAGTCTGGTTGTAAATGTGAAGTATTGCAGGAGGACGCTGTTATAAACTTCAAACAAGACTTCATCTCATCACGCTGTAGCTCAGCGTCGCGTATGCTGCATGCAATACATAttacatcaaataaaatgaactgGCAAAATGTATATTGTTGGATAATTTATAAATGCTGCAAACCATTGATAACTGCTGTTATAGTTCACTAACACTTCACAGGGACTTAAAAACAGTGATTGTAAATTTGAGCTATGATGATATTAAAAAGAGTTATATAATAAGGATTTAAAGAGTGAATTGCCAGGATAGTATGTTCCCatatttcaggaaaaaaaaaacctgtagtAATATTCTTTCCCTCCTGTCACTGTGAGTAGCTGGACCTGGCAGAGGGCAGAATTAATGTGTTGACGGAAAGCTCCTTATGCTTGGAGAGAAGATTACAGAACAGCTTTATCCAGGAATTCAGTGTGTGGAGTTAATTGATTTATGTTGAAATATTATATTCAGATCCAGTTAATCCTTGCAATTCTACCTCTGTTTGGAGTCTGCTTTAGGACAAGCTGTCCTTAAGGCAGGGTTAGCAGATGAAAAAATCCCCCACTGTTCAGTTATCAAGCCTGTCACTTTTTGTCCACATACCtttagatttttatttgttattctCATCATCACTCACTCCTGTTTTAACAGTGTCATTTTTCTCTGGAGTTGTGTTGGTAATTATCTTCTCTGTACAttgtgtgttacagtaatatTTCAGTGGACTCTGGGAAGATGAAAGAGATGATagatgatgagagagatggTTTATAGCCATGGCTGAGCATTAGCGATGGTGTTTGTAAGCATTAGTGTGAGACTAGAGTTTTTAATGCGtgaaattaatcaaaaaaataaaaaagttatgTTTCTTTTCAAACTGAATGAATAGCGTGGAATGAAAGTGTTAATACAGAGCACTTTGGGGAGCTCGTTTTCCCAGGTTGGTCCCTTGTTTTCACCTTCTGCTACTGTCAGCTTCAGAAAACATTTACAAGTCAAAATGCCTGTACGTACTTACTCTTTAAGAGTGTTACAGCACTTAATTATACTGTTAGCCCAGAAAGAATGGGAGCCGATGTTTACCAGAGACTGTTGAGCGACATGCTTTTAACTTATTAAGAGTTCTAGCCGTCGTGCCCTCAGTCAAAAGCCTAATGGAAAGATCTCTGCGGAACTATATTGTGAGATCATAGCTATCTGGTTGCCTGGACAACAACTGAACAGTTTCCATATGGATACTTCACAGTTACTATGGagacacagtttgtttttttgactgatgaatgtgtaacacacacacagtgagatcCCGACTTACTCAGATTGTCTTAACTGTGATCTGGAGGCCTAAGCCAGCCAGAGTTCCTCTTAACGACTGTAATGTTAGATGGGAGAAGAGGGTGGAGCGGTTGGACTCGGTCTGACACTCATCGCAGTTGTTATGGTTTATTGTTATAATCATTATCATTACTGGAAAAAGTTAGCCTCTGTAGCAACGCTGTATTTCATAGATATTGACATCAATCCACGCTGACATATTTTATCTTCCACAATTACATTTAAAGCTgaggaaacaaagaaataacACGTGGTCGGTTTTGAGAACCACTTGTACAGCCCAGAGGGACAGTGTTTAGCAGCATAAATATTGTGTTTATACAGAACCAAACCTGTTGGAAAGCACTTGTGGTGATGGTGGCGgttggtgtgtttatgtgttaaaGAGGTAGTGACTTACACATGACCTTGGTACAGTAGATGGAGGAAATACATTTGCACCGTTAGACAGCGGTCCAGTCCAAAGCTTGGTTTAGATTAATGCCAAATGTTATTATAATGACACTCTGGGATGTAAAAATGGATATGAAGATGGGTTTTAtctctacacacatacacactctccctctctgtctctctctctctctctttcccgctctcaaacacacacacaaaatggatTAGGCTATAAAGAGAAAACTTTTGTGGGGCTTGGAAGCATGTTGGGCTGGACAGGAGCACCTGCACCAAGTGAAATCGATAGACTGATGGATGTCTGTAGCTGTCTGCAACAGGTCCGAggggcctcctcctcctgatggATGGTGCAGCCTCCAAAGCCAAAAAAAGgacattattaataatatttgcCATCTCAGCAAACATCCATCAGTGTGAGGGAGATAGATTGGGCCGCTTGCTTTAATTACATCACTCTCTGGACCTTGTAGTGAGGTAATGTCTGaagttttacacacacagaaacagaaagttcAACCTGGCCTggacctgtctgtgtctgtatgtaacAGAGGGAATGTATCACCATTTATTGTACTCACAGCCCGTTCTGTAAaactgataatgataataataagccATTATCAAGCGAAGCCATGGTGCCTAGTTTTGCATGTGTACAGGTGCAGATGAAGGTTCTAGTAAACACTGGTACAAAAGAAGCCACTGGGAATGTGTTGCTCTAGCTGCTCAAAAATTTGAAAGGTTTCTAGGCCTCTGTGCTCCGCCCTCAGTATAACTgtattattctctctctctctctctctctctctctctctctctctctctctcacacacacacacttactccacccccacctccatATCTAAGTGTCCGGGTGTCATGTAATTTTCATATAGAAGCCTTGGAGAAATGAAAGACTGCTATAAGAGCACAGTCTGCAAGCCAGAATATGCATTTGATTACATGTAGAGCACTGAGAAACGCTGATAGCAGTATGAGAATGTGTGAAACAATGTTTGCCCATATGGACAGCTGGGATTATGGTGTCTTCAACaacttgcgtgtgtgtgtgtgtgagagagagagagagagagagggagagcgagagatccatccatccatgctgTGGTGTTCATGTGGTGCTGATGGCTTTGGGGCAGACCATCGCTCCACTGCAGATGCATGGGATTCCCAGAGATTGGGCTTTTCTGAGTGTTATGTTCACTGCGTAATGTATAATATTTTTCAATCCACTACTGATCGTCACCTAAACCTAAAAAGAATGATTTCTACTTTTGCTTTCTGATCCATGTCACCCCATCCacctatatataaatatatatatatatatatatatatatatatgtatactgtatatctatctctctctatatatctatctatctatctatccatctatctatctatctttttctatctacctatctatctatatacTGCTCTCATGTACACACATTTGCTATGGAGGAAAAAGGTCTCAAAGTATGCAGAACTATGACAGTCTCGTACACATGACACaactgcatgtacacacacacacacacacacacacacacacacacacctcacacaaaCAGCAGAGCTCTGATAGATGCGTCAGCTTATGAGTCTTATGAGACTTATGAGTCATGTGATACTTTTTTAGTACAATTTGTAAATTGCAAGAGTTTATGTTTGTTCCAGGATTATTTATTGGCACAGAATATATACATGCTCTCTCACGACTTCAGTGGTGCAAAGCTAATTGCTGGTAGAATAAAGAAAGAACTGTGTCTTTTAATCTGTTCAAGAACTGAGCTAGTCAGGGAATAGTTTAAAATCAACTTCTGTGAGGAAACTCTGCTGCTTGGTGACATAACtgcaaaaaagtaaaagtccatAGGGCTTTACATGAACACAaaccttccttctctcccttttcgTTTATGTCTAATGTAAAGACCTGCACATGCCCACTCTTGACTAAAGCTCATCAGTCCAGCACAGCTAGTTCCCCGTCTTCCTCCATCTACCGTAGCCTCTCCCAAACCCACAGAGAGCCCACCCCCACTCTGATGTTCTGTCTCCAAGGAGAAATGAGCAACTGGATGGTTAATTACAATGTGTCTCACGGCAACAGTAGagaactgtgtgtgtacatgcatgcacatcctcctccagctctctcgTTCGCTCTCAGTCATTCTGTCAGTCTCACAAATATTGAGTGAAATGATGAGGACGTAATAGTTCTAAGTGCCTTTTTAATCATCGATCCAGCTCACATGCAAAGACATGATCACTACTAAAGTCATTTAAAATCTTGTCATAATTTTTCAGGGCTTGTGTAAATAAAGCTTCTAACAATTGGTGCATACAGACTATAAACTCTGCTCTAACTGACCTCTCTCAGTATAAGAATCTGATGCTTTTGCTGTGTTCACTCTCTTAGGGtcctacctgcctgtctcactatATTGGCCCTCCTATTCTAAATGGGCAAAAGGACTAAATGGATTTTTACTGACAGATAATAAAGGTTTAGTGCTCTTGAGCCTCTGCTGAAACTCTGACTGTAAATGCTGCAGACttaaaaccattaaaaaaatcCAGGCTTTTTATGGATCGAGAAGTGGAGctttatgtgattttgttttgagaTTATTTTAAAGACTTTTCAAATGAAACTGGAAATGGTGTGAGATTTGGTTCTCTTCTTCTGGATCAGCTTTACTGCAACCTTTCTGCAACACTGGTTCATTGAGCAGAGCACAAGATAGCCGCAGTTCAAAGCCAGCCTCATGGATTATCACAGATTCACACAAGTCTAGCAAATTCCACATTGAGAGGAACTGTACTAAAAGATGGTCAGAGGTTGCACAATAACTcacaaggtctctctctctctctctctctctctctctctctctctctctctctctctctctctcactgtctctctccctctctctctctgtctgtctgtcactcctctcactttctgttAGGAGATTCATAATGAACTGTTAATAACCATTAAAAGCAGAATAAACATTAAGAGTTGTTTGCCTCCTCATCACATGGTTGCTGTTGGCAACAGAGCTGTGAAGTCTGCATCCTTTTATTTAAGAGCTGTAGGCCAAGTGAAGTTATCCACCATTAAGACTGAGAACTACTCACATGCTCTGCAATGTGACAGATGGAAAAGATTCAGATTTTACATAAGAGACAGTTGGTAGACATTGAACATTCATTGTGTGTTGCATGCCAGTGCTACAGACATGCGACCCATCCCCATGGTTGCTAACAGTGTAGTTTGTGTCCAGGCCTCCTCCTCGGCCCCCTCCCATGCTCCTGTGGGGCGAGtctgtgtaaacacacactgttctctctctcatcatcactAGACCATAATCCATAATGCAGCCCAGTCTCCCTCAAAAACAGCCACACTACATTTACTGTATCCATTATTGAATGGATtaaaaatagtgtttttttgttagCCACTGCTATTTCTGTAAACGTCTGTACGTGACTTTTGGTTCACTTCCCAAGCCTTTTTCAGCCCCAAAAACTCTTGGCGGCACTATGGTAATgttgccattttgaattattcatCTGAACaccactctctcacacacacagatgcatggaTGTATAGTATTaatagttatttttttgtttttttcatagtgGAAAAACcgtaacaacaaaaaaacagagagtgggtggaaaggagggagaatCTGTGGTATTGTAGTTACTACAGTGACTTTAGACCCAGGTTCATAATGCCACAAAAAATGTTGGCTATGCTGGCTATATTAGTGCAGAAATCAACCAAAAACATACATTTGCAAAGGATAGATATCAAGGAAGATTAAAAAGTTATTAGCATTACAGGCTCTGGAATAGAGTGAATAATTCTTTGTCTGAGTGTTATGTTCACTGCGTATTGTATAATACTTTTCAATCCACTACTGCTCGTCACCTAAGCCTAAAAAGGATGATTTGTACATTTGCTTTCTGATCCTGTCCATttcaccccacccacccacacatgtatgtatgttttattctctccctctcccttcttctctctctctctctctctctctctctctctctctctctctctctctctctctctctgatgcgtgcatatgtgtgtgcgtccaCTGCCTCTGTTTTAGGGGGGCTTTCTCTGAGGTGGTTctagcagaggagaagaggacccAGAGGCTGGTGGCTATCAAGTGCATCCCCAAGAAAGCACTGGAGGGCAAAGAGAACAACATCGAAAATGAGATTGCGGTACTACACAGGTGAGGGTTTAGTCAGTGCAGCGTGTGCGACTCTTCCAAGAATGTATGTACAGATATGTACAGGGGTCAATGGAACGGTTGACTAAATGCATGGtgtcagtagaaacagtaggaTTGTGCACCGGAAATGTCAGGAGTAAAGAAGATAGACCTATTTTTAGTGTCCCTGTTGCCAGGGCAACAGCACACAGAGGCGGAGATGGTGTGGAGTTCCCTGCAGCAGTGTattgaagaaagagaaagagacatacagggtggggggcggggtggggtgtgtgtgtgtgtgtgtgtgtgtgtgtgtgtgtgtgtgtgggggtgggggggggggggggggggggggggggagaaagagagaagatgggggggtgagaaaatgagaacgaTATGTAAGGATGGGATGAGTGGAGCCATGAGCAGATGAGTGACACTGAAAAGGACCGTTAAATACATAAGGGAGTaatgaagagagtgagagagattagGGGTGgacaagaaataaaaaataaaaaacagagggTGAGACACAGTCATACTCTTAAAAGTCATATTAGACCCAGAATTGGAGAGACACTCCGTGTTGCCATTGGGTGTCGATATACTCTCAAGAGCCAAGAGGGAAGCCTGGCTGTCTGTCGGCTGGATCACAACAATAAACAATCCGaatcttgttttgtgtgtgagaatgcctttttttttgcatttattgcaGTCATTCTGTCAAGCCCTCCCTCTAATCTGCAAAGCTCTCCTTTGTTAACGGTTCTTGATCCAGACATTGGCCTCTATATAGCCAGTCATCGCCATTCTCCGCAAAGGTAGTTATCCATCTAAAGCTTTGCCGTGTTTGATCTGAGAGGCTTTGTTATTTTGGATTTTAGAAGAATAGGGCAAACTTTTGAGTATCAGATCGTGTTGGTTTGATCCCAGTGTACTGTGGGGATTTCCACAAAGAAAGAACAGACCACTCCAAATCTGAACTGTGCAGCAAGAATGCCATCTGGTGACCAATTGACAGCATTAAGCATTAGACAAATGTGGCACATGTACCAGTGCTATACAATATTCCAATGTTTTATGTCGATTCATCTTCAGAATCAAGCACACCAACATCGTCTCGCTGGAAGACATCTTTGAGAGTACATCCCACTTATATCTTGTCATGCAGCTGTGAGTTCTCTTTATTCTCATACTGGTTGTTCATATAATAAGGCGTGTgtttaaaaaatattcaaatactgAAGTTACAGTGCTATAGTAACTGTCTTGATTTGTGACTGGCAGGGTATCTGGAGGCGAGCTGTTTGACAGGATTGTAGAGAAAGGCttctacacagagagagatgctaGCCAGCTCATCCACCAGATCTTGGATGCAGTCAAATACCTCCATGATATGGGAATCGTCCACAGAGACTTGAAGGTATAGTGGCTCAGGGAAGGCAGAAACACACCAGCTTAATCTGGCTTGCACAATTAACACTGGAGAAATTGTCCTCTTTTACTTATCCACAAACATCTTTTTTTACCCAATCACCCTTTCATTTGCAAACCCTCCTCTTTCACCATCCTTCTTGTCCTTGTAGCCAGAGAACTTGCTGTATTACAGCATGGACGAAGACTCCAAAATCATGATCAGTGACTTTGGCTTGTCGAAGATTGAGGGAACAGGCAGTGTGATGTCGACAGCCTGTGGTACTCCTGGATATGTGGGTGAGGCATTTCCCTGGTCGGCCTaactctcttcacctcctctctcatgCGCTGTCATTTAAGCTCAGTACTTCCAGTTTCAGCTAATACCCCTCTATTTTCATTGTGTTGTGAGAGGCTCTCTCATCCACTGTTGAGTCAACTGCTAGTGCTTCAGAAGTACTCTCTACTTGTGTTTAATGTAACCTAGCTGAGCACATGGTATTACTGAAAGGTCAAGATTACTTGAATACGCCATCACTGCTACTCTGTCTCTTACACTTTCCTCTCTTTGtgaatgtgtgctgtgtgtgttttgcagccCCTGAGGTTCTGGCTCAGAAGCCGTACAGCAAAGCAGTGGATTGCTGGTCCATAGGAGTAATTTCTTATATTCTGTAAGTCTGAGTTTATTCATCCCAGAGAAGTATGTGAAGTGATGGTTTCGTATTTTTCAATGTGTTCCAATATCACTCCTTCAGGTTATGTGGATATCCTCCATTTTACGATGAAAATGATGCCAAGTTATTTGAGCAGATTCTGAAAGCAGAGTATGAATTTGACTCTCCATATTGGGACGACATCTCAGATTCAGGTATGACCAATTCCTAAAATATCTACAGCAGATCTAAGCTTTGATGCACAAACCTAGCTCCGTGTGTTTGATTAAAGAGGAAATGTGATAAATAATCAGTGAGTGGCTTATTATAAAGTGAACCTAATTTGTTTGTAGCCAAAGACTTTATCTGTCACCTGATGGAGAAAGACCCTTTGAAGAGATACACGTGTGAGCAGGCCCTCCAGCACCCATGGTAGTTAAATCAGATTCCACGTCCTCTTCATAACATTTACTCATTACGTTCCAAAATTCACTCAAACATTCACAACTCGTTCCTTTTAATGTGCTCTGGTGCATGCAGCTGCCTCTAAATTCTCTGATTCTCTGGGGCTTTGCAGGATCTGTGGAGACACGGCTCTGGATAAGAATATCCATGAATCTGTCAGTGCTCAAATCAAGAAGAACTTCGCTAAAAGTAAATGGAAGGTCAGTGCCTCGACTGAAGCAATCTGCTGTAAGAGCAGTATTAAGATTGGCAAGAGTTACAGGGAATTTAGTACGCCttcactgtttttctctctcagaagCTCCCAAACTCCATGTTCTTGATCCTGTtgtcccttcccctctctttctgtccctccacACAGCAAGCGTTTAATGCCACAGCGGTGGTGCGCCACATGCGGAGGTTGCAACTGGGCACCAGTCTCGAGGGCCCCAGCCAGATTACTCCCACCAGTCCCTGCCATGGACACCTGCTCccggaggaagaggaagaggaggaggaggatgacgtggggaatggggaggaggagagttgTAAGTTAGCAGCACAcagtgaatgaaaaacaaaacactctcttctccctcttcctctttgagTCTATGTTGAACCTATGGCTATCATGCTCCCTggtctgctctcctctccagtgTCCCACTATGAGGACGGCCGTCGCGGAAGCACCGAGGGCAGCACGGATCGGGACAGTCTGAGAAGCTGCACCTATTGCTGCAGGCCAGCCAGCCGCGTCTGAGCACAACCTCCCGTTGCCACGGTGACATGTATCCCTGGAGCGTCCAGAGCCCGCCCGCCCAGTCTGGCCAGGAATGCAGAGTAGTATTAGGCAGTGTCCACCAGAGAACGCTCACAGCAAGCAGGTCACTGTTACAGTGCAGAGAAACATACT
This DNA window, taken from Centroberyx gerrardi isolate f3 chromosome 5, fCenGer3.hap1.cur.20231027, whole genome shotgun sequence, encodes the following:
- the camk1a gene encoding calcium/calmodulin-dependent protein kinase type 1 isoform X1; translation: MPLGEDGNGWKKKTSDIKEHYDFKEVLGTGAFSEVVLAEEKRTQRLVAIKCIPKKALEGKENNIENEIAVLHRIKHTNIVSLEDIFESTSHLYLVMQLVSGGELFDRIVEKGFYTERDASQLIHQILDAVKYLHDMGIVHRDLKPENLLYYSMDEDSKIMISDFGLSKIEGTGSVMSTACGTPGYVAPEVLAQKPYSKAVDCWSIGVISYILLCGYPPFYDENDAKLFEQILKAEYEFDSPYWDDISDSAKDFICHLMEKDPLKRYTCEQALQHPWICGDTALDKNIHESVSAQIKKNFAKSKWKQAFNATAVVRHMRRLQLGTSLEGPSQITPTSPCHGHLLPEEEEEEEEDDVGNGEEEMSHYEDGRRGSTEGSTDRDSLRSCTYCCRPASRV
- the camk1a gene encoding calcium/calmodulin-dependent protein kinase type 1 isoform X2 encodes the protein MPLGEDGNGWKKKTSDIKEHYDFKEVLGTGAFSEVVLAEEKRTQRLVAIKCIPKKALEGKENNIENEIAVLHRIKHTNIVSLEDIFESTSHLYLVMQLVSGGELFDRIVEKGFYTERDASQLIHQILDAVKYLHDMGIVHRDLKPENLLYYSMDEDSKIMISDFGLSKIEGTGSVMSTACGTPGYVAPEVLAQKPYSKAVDCWSIGVISYILLCGYPPFYDENDAKLFEQILKAEYEFDSPYWDDISDSAKDFICHLMEKDPLKRYTCEQALQHPWICGDTALDKNIHESVSAQIKKNFAKSKWKQAFNATAVVRHMRRLQLGTSLEGPSQITPTSPCHGHLLPEEEEEEEEDDVGNGEEESLSHYEDGRRGSTEGSTDRDSLRSCTYCCRPASRV